A genome region from Hydrogenoanaerobacterium saccharovorans includes the following:
- a CDS encoding ABC transporter substrate-binding protein, which yields MKKLLALVLSVLMLAALVTGCASTPSSGSAPAADGSAPAEKRTIKLGVLAPLTGTNAEYGKGFEVAMQMAVDKINAAGGANGYKLELSVKDSKGDQKESSDLARQFADDEEVMAILGDFTSGACMANAPIVDEAGIVQLSPTASNPDYAGMSDFCFSIMGRQDGEAPFYAKYILKKYMGAKKLGVIYINSDWGKSCYDNFKKQADVEGLELVETVSYVQDEKDFSSLITKLKAANPDTICIMDQGAVPQIINQIKSSGWDIPITTLGPGTSQQLIDLCGKNAEGLLLTSPFFFDPADADITAWKDEFVSKAGFEPTIHPACAYDCVNLIAEAIKASGDGEVTRQTIRDNLAKVEMKGVTGPIKFNETGDITRQYLICGVENGKYVVKEGFDYSKE from the coding sequence ATGAAAAAGTTACTTGCACTGGTTCTTAGCGTATTGATGCTTGCAGCATTGGTTACAGGGTGCGCATCCACTCCGTCATCCGGTTCTGCACCGGCGGCGGACGGCTCGGCTCCTGCTGAAAAACGCACAATCAAGCTTGGTGTGCTTGCCCCGTTAACCGGTACAAATGCCGAATACGGAAAAGGCTTTGAAGTTGCTATGCAGATGGCGGTTGACAAAATCAACGCTGCCGGTGGTGCAAACGGCTACAAGTTGGAGCTTTCAGTCAAAGACTCTAAGGGCGACCAAAAAGAAAGCTCTGACCTTGCAAGACAATTTGCCGACGATGAAGAGGTGATGGCGATTTTAGGTGACTTTACCTCGGGTGCCTGCATGGCAAACGCACCAATTGTTGATGAGGCAGGCATTGTTCAGCTTTCTCCCACAGCTTCAAACCCCGATTATGCAGGCATGAGCGATTTTTGCTTCAGCATCATGGGTCGTCAGGACGGCGAAGCCCCCTTCTATGCAAAATATATCCTTAAAAAATATATGGGTGCTAAAAAATTGGGTGTTATCTACATCAACAGCGACTGGGGCAAATCCTGCTACGATAACTTTAAAAAACAGGCAGATGTTGAAGGTTTGGAACTTGTTGAAACGGTAAGTTATGTACAGGACGAAAAAGACTTCTCCTCCTTAATTACAAAATTAAAAGCTGCAAACCCCGATACGATTTGTATTATGGATCAGGGTGCGGTTCCCCAAATTATCAACCAAATCAAATCCTCAGGTTGGGATATTCCTATCACTACACTGGGCCCGGGTACATCACAGCAGTTGATTGATCTGTGTGGAAAAAATGCAGAGGGGTTGCTTCTCACCTCACCGTTTTTCTTTGACCCTGCGGATGCCGATATTACCGCTTGGAAAGACGAGTTTGTTTCTAAAGCAGGCTTTGAGCCTACCATCCATCCCGCTTGTGCTTACGACTGTGTTAACCTGATTGCAGAGGCGATTAAAGCAAGCGGAGACGGCGAAGTAACCAGACAAACCATCCGCGACAACCTTGCCAAAGTTGAAATGAAGGGTGTAACAGGCCCCATTAAATTCAACGAAACAGGCGATATTACAAGACAGTACCTCATTTGCGGCGTCGAAAACGGCAAATACGTTGTCAAAGAGGGCTTTGATTACTCAAAAGAGTAA
- a CDS encoding branched-chain amino acid ABC transporter permease has translation MEYFLNQLINGLCQGAIYALMAIGYSVVVGVVGMVTFTHGEVIMIGAFASFYVFEAVGNNLLLGVLASFLASWLIGMFVYKVCYERFFNAPRHISLICTIGASMLIKNLAQIIFGPNQKPMLNVVENQFFNIGTVQISMVQVIVIITVVVLAVLLSLFFNKTKWGIALRAVSQDKGAAYLMGINVKRTAMIGNCIGCGLGGVAGMLLAIYYQTLSATMGGSMGMKAFSSSVLGGLTDIRCSALGGLCIGIIENLGITVSSASFRDIFAFGFLILVLIIKPEGFASKKGVRP, from the coding sequence ATGGAGTATTTTCTCAATCAGTTAATCAACGGATTGTGTCAAGGCGCCATATACGCGCTGATGGCAATTGGATACTCGGTTGTTGTTGGCGTGGTAGGAATGGTTACATTCACACACGGTGAAGTAATTATGATTGGTGCATTCGCGTCTTTTTATGTTTTCGAGGCAGTGGGAAACAATTTGCTGCTAGGCGTTCTTGCAAGCTTTCTTGCATCGTGGCTGATCGGTATGTTTGTTTACAAGGTTTGTTACGAGCGGTTTTTTAATGCACCAAGGCATATATCGCTTATTTGCACCATCGGTGCCAGTATGCTGATTAAAAACCTTGCTCAAATCATCTTTGGTCCAAATCAAAAACCAATGCTGAATGTGGTTGAAAACCAATTTTTCAATATTGGTACAGTGCAAATTTCTATGGTACAGGTTATTGTAATTATAACGGTTGTTGTATTGGCCGTTCTTCTTTCTCTGTTTTTTAATAAGACAAAATGGGGCATTGCATTACGTGCGGTCAGCCAAGATAAAGGTGCAGCCTATCTGATGGGCATAAATGTGAAAAGAACCGCGATGATCGGTAACTGCATCGGCTGCGGGCTTGGCGGCGTTGCAGGTATGCTCCTTGCAATATATTATCAAACTCTAAGCGCTACCATGGGTGGCTCTATGGGTATGAAGGCATTTTCCTCGTCGGTTTTGGGCGGGCTAACCGATATTCGCTGCTCTGCGTTGGGCGGTTTGTGCATTGGCATTATTGAGAACCTTGGTATCACCGTTTCGTCAGCCAGTTTCCGCGATATTTTTGCGTTTGGCTTCCTCATTTTGGTACTCATCATCAAACCGGAAGGCTTTGCCTCCAAGAAAGGAGTACGCCCATAA
- a CDS encoding branched-chain amino acid ABC transporter permease, which produces MSEIIEKCKAVTKKHKLACLLVLLVLLLFVPVFFPKSYVMGILCRILMYATLAGSLNAINGYSGQTCIGHAGFFCIGTYCEAILATRLGLDFWILLPVAGLVTAVIGLLIALPTLKMKGMYLSIVTLGFSEIVRLIALNWEWLTGGPMGIKGIPVPVLFGFEIKNSKTYYYIFLAIAVLFVFVTSRVIQSRLGRAWMSIREDQLAAKSLGVETSKYKALNFMYGAFWAGVVGAAYAPYVRFIDSTFFSLDEGFNILSMVIIGGQGTLVGPIFGSVIVNFLTEILRPVGQWRMIAYAILIIVMMWWRPQGLVGASDSILAGGKISKPKSVRQKKEEVRA; this is translated from the coding sequence ATGTCAGAAATAATTGAAAAATGTAAGGCTGTTACCAAAAAACATAAGCTTGCCTGTCTGCTGGTATTGTTGGTACTGCTCCTTTTTGTTCCGGTGTTTTTCCCAAAAAGCTATGTGATGGGGATACTGTGCCGTATCCTGATGTACGCAACACTTGCCGGTTCGCTCAATGCAATCAACGGCTACAGTGGGCAGACATGCATCGGACACGCCGGTTTCTTCTGCATCGGCACCTATTGTGAGGCAATTCTGGCAACCAGACTGGGGCTCGATTTTTGGATTTTGCTGCCGGTTGCAGGCTTAGTTACGGCGGTTATCGGCTTACTGATTGCACTGCCCACTTTAAAAATGAAGGGCATGTATCTTTCGATAGTAACGCTCGGCTTTTCTGAAATCGTTCGCCTGATTGCACTGAACTGGGAATGGCTGACAGGTGGGCCGATGGGCATTAAAGGCATTCCGGTTCCTGTCCTCTTTGGTTTTGAAATCAAAAACTCAAAAACATATTACTATATCTTTCTTGCAATTGCAGTTTTGTTTGTGTTTGTCACAAGCAGGGTGATTCAATCCAGGTTGGGCAGAGCATGGATGTCGATTCGAGAAGATCAGCTCGCAGCCAAATCTTTAGGGGTTGAAACCTCGAAATACAAAGCACTCAACTTTATGTACGGTGCTTTCTGGGCGGGCGTTGTGGGTGCTGCATATGCCCCCTATGTCAGGTTCATCGATTCTACGTTCTTTAGCTTGGATGAAGGTTTTAACATTCTCTCCATGGTTATCATCGGCGGTCAGGGTACTTTGGTCGGTCCCATTTTTGGTTCGGTTATCGTCAACTTTTTAACCGAAATTTTAAGACCGGTTGGTCAGTGGCGAATGATTGCCTACGCAATTCTTATCATTGTAATGATGTGGTGGAGACCCCAGGGATTAGTCGGTGCGTCCGATAGTATCCTCGCAGGCGGTAAAATATCCAAACCAAAATCTGTGAGACAAAAGAAAGAGGAGGTGCGCGCATGA
- a CDS encoding ABC transporter ATP-binding protein, with protein MSALLEAKGVCKYFGGLKAVEGVDMSINKGDIFGIIGPNGAGKTTFFNICSGIYQPTKGEIWLDGEKISSLHSEQIARKGMARTFQNIQLFKYMSVLENVKIGFHIHTKTNMFDSILHTKTYKQDEEFAVQKGLEILEKVGLAEYRDTMAGNLAYGIQRKVEIARALALDPKILLLDEPAAGMNPLETQELMHFIKQLNQDGYTIAVIEHDMKFVMNSCNRILVLNFGQKISEGTPDEIKADQHVHEAYFGKGIIAGEAVKANA; from the coding sequence ATGAGTGCTCTTCTTGAAGCGAAAGGCGTATGTAAATATTTTGGCGGGTTAAAAGCGGTTGAGGGGGTTGATATGTCCATCAACAAAGGGGATATCTTTGGTATCATCGGCCCAAACGGCGCAGGGAAAACCACCTTTTTCAACATTTGTTCCGGTATCTATCAGCCCACAAAGGGCGAAATCTGGTTGGACGGCGAGAAGATATCATCGCTGCACTCTGAGCAAATTGCACGAAAAGGCATGGCGAGAACCTTCCAAAACATCCAGTTGTTTAAATACATGTCTGTGTTGGAGAATGTGAAAATCGGTTTTCATATCCACACCAAAACCAATATGTTCGATTCTATTCTGCACACAAAAACGTATAAACAAGATGAAGAATTTGCGGTGCAAAAAGGGCTTGAGATTTTAGAAAAGGTGGGTTTGGCTGAATACAGAGATACGATGGCTGGCAACCTCGCCTACGGAATACAGCGTAAGGTTGAAATTGCAAGAGCACTTGCCCTTGACCCCAAAATTTTGCTGCTCGATGAGCCCGCAGCAGGCATGAACCCGCTGGAAACACAAGAGCTGATGCATTTTATCAAGCAGCTCAACCAAGACGGCTATACCATTGCGGTAATTGAGCACGATATGAAGTTTGTTATGAACTCATGCAACCGTATTTTGGTGCTCAATTTCGGGCAAAAAATTTCAGAAGGCACACCCGATGAAATTAAAGCGGATCAGCATGTGCATGAGGCATATTTCGGCAAGGGTATTATTGCAGGAGAGGCGGTTAAAGCAAATGCTTAA
- a CDS encoding ABC transporter ATP-binding protein, whose protein sequence is MLKIENLSVNYGYITALKNVSLEVKQGEIITLIGGNGAGKTTTLMSISGLVEKARGKITFKGEDITRKAPDKIVKMGLSHVPEGRRIFPALTVYENLITGTLGNPSLKKDKIEELIEMNYTLFPRLKERTTQGGGSLSGGEQQMLAIARGLMMDPDIIMLDEPSLGLAPIIVEEIFELVLKIRDKGKTVLLIEQNASMALSIADRGYVLETGDVILEGKGKNLLNDPEVKRAYLGA, encoded by the coding sequence ATGCTTAAAATAGAAAACCTTTCGGTAAATTACGGCTACATAACCGCACTCAAGAACGTTAGCCTTGAGGTGAAACAGGGCGAAATTATTACTCTCATCGGGGGTAACGGCGCAGGTAAAACCACAACCCTAATGTCAATTTCGGGCTTGGTAGAAAAAGCGAGGGGTAAAATTACCTTTAAAGGCGAGGACATTACCAGAAAAGCACCCGATAAAATTGTTAAAATGGGTTTAAGCCATGTACCCGAGGGCAGAAGGATTTTCCCTGCACTGACAGTTTACGAGAACTTAATTACCGGTACACTTGGTAACCCGTCGTTAAAAAAAGATAAAATTGAAGAATTGATTGAAATGAATTATACGCTTTTTCCACGGCTGAAAGAGCGTACAACACAGGGCGGCGGCAGCCTTTCTGGCGGTGAACAGCAAATGCTCGCCATTGCAAGAGGGTTGATGATGGACCCCGATATTATTATGCTGGACGAACCCTCGCTTGGACTTGCACCGATTATAGTAGAAGAAATCTTTGAGCTGGTTCTCAAAATCAGGGATAAGGGCAAAACTGTTCTGCTCATCGAGCAGAACGCATCTATGGCTCTTTCGATTGCAGATAGGGGATATGTACTGGAAACCGGTGACGTTATTCTTGAGGGCAAAGGCAAAAACCTATTAAACGACCCGGAAGTAAAACGAGCTTATTTGGGCGCATAA
- a CDS encoding dihydroxyacetone kinase subunit DhaK, with product MRKIINRPENFVDETVEGILLAYGDRVKLLNDDKRVILTNSPVQKGKVGIVTAGGSGHLPVFLGYVGQGMLDGCAVGNVFASPSSQKMADMIKACDYGSGVLCLYGNYGGDNMNFDMACELVEFDDVETRTVRVKDDVASSPKETADKRRGVAGMVYAFKLAGAAAEKMMSLDEVTAVAEKALANIRTMGVALSPCIVPEVGKPTFSIQDDEIEIGMGIHGERGIEVRKMMTADEIAQTVLDKILADMPLQKGDEVSVMVNGLGATPLEEQLIVYRKVHHLLAEKGITVYMPHIGEFATSMEMAGLSITVLKLDEQLKELLRSPASTPFYTNANK from the coding sequence ATGAGAAAAATTATCAATCGTCCCGAAAATTTTGTAGATGAAACGGTAGAGGGGATTCTTCTTGCATATGGCGACCGCGTTAAACTTTTAAACGATGATAAAAGGGTTATTCTCACCAACTCCCCAGTGCAAAAGGGCAAGGTAGGTATTGTAACAGCAGGAGGCAGCGGGCATCTCCCTGTATTTTTGGGTTATGTGGGGCAGGGGATGCTGGATGGCTGTGCAGTGGGCAATGTGTTTGCATCCCCCTCATCGCAGAAGATGGCGGATATGATAAAGGCATGCGATTACGGCAGCGGTGTGCTGTGCCTGTACGGCAACTACGGCGGCGATAATATGAACTTTGATATGGCATGCGAATTGGTGGAATTCGATGATGTGGAAACCAGAACGGTGCGCGTTAAAGACGATGTTGCGTCCAGCCCCAAAGAAACAGCAGATAAACGCAGAGGAGTTGCCGGTATGGTTTATGCGTTTAAGCTTGCAGGTGCAGCAGCCGAAAAAATGATGAGTTTGGATGAAGTAACTGCTGTTGCAGAAAAAGCTTTGGCAAATATCAGAACCATGGGCGTTGCACTTTCGCCTTGTATTGTACCCGAGGTGGGTAAGCCGACATTCTCTATTCAGGATGATGAAATAGAAATTGGTATGGGTATTCACGGCGAGCGTGGTATTGAAGTGCGCAAAATGATGACTGCCGACGAGATTGCGCAGACTGTTTTGGATAAGATTCTCGCAGATATGCCGCTGCAAAAAGGCGATGAAGTTTCGGTTATGGTAAACGGGTTGGGTGCAACCCCGCTTGAGGAACAGCTGATTGTTTACCGCAAGGTGCATCATTTGCTTGCAGAAAAAGGCATCACTGTCTATATGCCTCATATCGGCGAATTTGCAACCTCTATGGAGATGGCGGGTTTGTCCATAACAGTGCTTAAATTAGACGAACAGCTGAAAGAACTGCTGCGAAGCCCCGCATCTACGCCGTTTTACACCAACGCAAACAAGTAG
- a CDS encoding dihydroxyacetone kinase subunit L, whose product MNAVSLKQAFAFISDVMTENKDYLIELDQQNGDGDLGISMSNGYKAVADYFAAADEKDLGKLLLKSSTIFNEAAPSSLGTITSFGLMGMAKSLKGKEEATLSEVADALNAGVEKIMDKAKSKPGEKTILDALFPAVKALQANSAKDAKTAFKAAYDAAAEGSESTKAMKSVHGRAAYYGEKSIGLIDGGSVVGKLIFEGLYHSICR is encoded by the coding sequence ATGAATGCAGTATCTTTAAAACAAGCATTTGCTTTTATCAGCGATGTGATGACGGAGAATAAGGATTATCTGATAGAACTTGACCAGCAAAACGGTGACGGAGACTTGGGCATTTCAATGAGCAACGGCTATAAAGCAGTGGCAGACTATTTTGCTGCTGCTGATGAAAAAGACCTTGGTAAACTTCTGCTGAAATCCAGTACGATTTTTAATGAAGCTGCGCCATCGTCGCTGGGTACCATCACCTCGTTTGGCTTGATGGGAATGGCAAAGTCACTCAAAGGCAAAGAAGAAGCAACTCTATCCGAAGTTGCCGATGCACTCAATGCGGGTGTAGAAAAAATTATGGATAAAGCAAAATCGAAGCCCGGTGAAAAAACCATATTGGATGCGTTGTTCCCTGCAGTAAAGGCTCTACAGGCGAACAGTGCAAAAGATGCAAAAACAGCCTTCAAAGCGGCATACGATGCAGCAGCCGAAGGCTCAGAGAGCACAAAGGCGATGAAATCGGTGCATGGCAGGGCAGCTTATTACGGTGAAAAAAGCATTGGTTTGATTGATGGAGGTTCTGTAGTAGGTAAGCTGATTTTTGAGGGGCTTTATCATTCTATCTGTCGTTAA
- a CDS encoding serine dehydratase subunit alpha family protein, giving the protein MEKHTYNQYLAILKSELVPALGCTEPIAIAFAAAKARDVLGCKPHFIEMQCSGNIIKNVKGVTVPNSGGLKGIDVAAVLGVVGGRADKNLEVLQSITPEHIEETKTLVADGYCRCDLIENEENLYIIAKVWAGEQSASVEIKSKHTHITKITKNGTIIFSQDDISQAEEAGDKSLLNIKEIVEFANTVHIEDIKEILDRQIEMNTAIADEGLRNSYGTEVGRTLLEFYGNDVRVRARAKSAAGSDARMSGCALPVVINSGSGNQGMTVSLPVIEYAHELGVSKEKLYRALVIANLVSIHQKKYIGSLSAYCGATSAGCGAGCGITYLYGGGYNEISKTIVNTIGNIGGMVCDGAKPSCAAKIASAVDAGIMGFLMGRKNRVFQSGEGLVQGDVERTIQNLGRMGRVGMKATDVEILNIMIGK; this is encoded by the coding sequence ATGGAAAAGCACACTTACAATCAATATCTGGCAATTTTAAAAAGTGAACTGGTGCCGGCGCTTGGCTGTACCGAACCGATTGCAATTGCATTTGCGGCAGCAAAAGCGCGCGATGTTTTAGGGTGCAAGCCGCATTTCATCGAAATGCAATGCAGCGGCAACATCATTAAAAATGTAAAAGGCGTTACCGTACCAAATTCGGGGGGATTAAAGGGCATTGATGTTGCGGCGGTGCTGGGTGTTGTAGGCGGTAGGGCAGATAAAAATTTAGAGGTGCTCCAGTCCATAACACCCGAGCATATTGAAGAAACCAAAACACTGGTTGCGGACGGTTATTGCAGATGCGACCTGATTGAAAACGAAGAAAATCTATACATCATTGCAAAAGTGTGGGCGGGGGAACAATCTGCATCGGTAGAAATCAAAAGCAAGCACACACATATTACTAAGATTACGAAAAACGGAACAATCATTTTTTCACAGGATGATATCTCGCAAGCAGAAGAAGCCGGCGATAAATCTTTGCTAAATATAAAAGAGATTGTTGAATTTGCCAATACCGTGCACATTGAGGACATCAAGGAGATTTTAGACCGACAAATTGAAATGAACACAGCGATTGCAGACGAAGGGCTGCGAAACAGCTACGGTACCGAGGTGGGCAGAACGTTACTGGAGTTTTACGGCAATGATGTGAGGGTGCGCGCACGGGCAAAAAGCGCTGCGGGCTCGGATGCCCGTATGAGCGGCTGTGCCTTGCCGGTTGTCATCAATTCGGGCAGCGGTAATCAAGGGATGACCGTTTCGCTGCCTGTAATCGAATATGCGCATGAACTTGGGGTAAGTAAAGAAAAGCTGTACCGTGCTTTGGTAATTGCCAACCTCGTATCCATTCACCAAAAAAAGTATATCGGCAGCCTTTCGGCTTACTGCGGTGCAACCAGTGCCGGGTGCGGGGCGGGTTGCGGTATTACATACCTGTACGGCGGGGGTTATAACGAAATTTCAAAAACCATTGTTAACACCATCGGCAACATTGGGGGAATGGTTTGCGACGGTGCAAAGCCATCGTGTGCGGCAAAAATCGCATCTGCGGTTGATGCGGGCATTATGGGCTTTTTGATGGGCAGAAAAAATCGTGTGTTTCAATCGGGCGAGGGTTTGGTGCAGGGGGATGTGGAGCGTACCATTCAAAATCTGGGCAGGATGGGTAGAGTGGGGATGAAAGCCACAGATGTTGAAATCCTCAATATTATGATTGGAAAATAA
- a CDS encoding GntR family transcriptional regulator, whose product MAESGSLKNKIYNAVLSDILQGNYNQDTIIREKRLIEKYEVSKSPVRDALIELCNEGILRSIPRYGYELVRITEMDIKNIIEYRVILESQCVRTAVKKMLDTDIDELEMYTRQNCTAADEVDIWKHWNNNIRFHLRLNSYAQNRYIYDKLKDSMNILTRAYAQFHWNRWHKTEFSMGIEEHLKIIKSIRERDEEQAVLQLQEDIGLFSEILTF is encoded by the coding sequence ATGGCAGAAAGCGGTTCGCTGAAGAACAAAATCTATAATGCTGTGCTGAGCGATATTTTACAAGGCAATTACAATCAGGATACGATTATCAGAGAAAAAAGACTGATTGAAAAGTATGAGGTAAGTAAATCTCCTGTACGGGATGCATTGATTGAATTGTGTAATGAGGGGATACTGCGGAGCATTCCGCGTTACGGGTATGAACTTGTTCGAATAACAGAAATGGATATCAAAAATATAATCGAGTATCGAGTTATTTTGGAAAGCCAATGTGTTCGCACAGCCGTTAAAAAAATGTTGGATACCGACATTGATGAGTTGGAGATGTATACACGGCAAAATTGTACTGCTGCCGATGAAGTGGATATTTGGAAGCATTGGAACAACAACATCAGGTTTCATCTTCGTTTAAATTCGTATGCTCAAAATCGGTATATTTACGATAAACTGAAAGACAGCATGAATATTCTCACGCGAGCTTATGCACAGTTTCATTGGAACCGATGGCACAAAACAGAATTTTCAATGGGCATAGAAGAACATTTAAAAATAATCAAATCCATTCGTGAGCGGGATGAAGAACAAGCAGTATTACAACTTCAAGAAGACATTGGCTTATTCAGCGAGATTTTGACATTTTAA
- a CDS encoding thioredoxin domain-containing protein yields MAPDNKKTNRLIAEKSPYLLQHAYNPVDWYPWGDEAFARAQKENKPIFLSIGYSTCHWCHVMERESFEDDEVAAMLNRNFIAIKVDKEERPDIDSVYMNVCQALTGSGGWPMTILMTPNQQPLFAGTYFPKHTRYQIPGLMEILEAVSQQWKQEKDKLLESAGKIVEYMKRQEQQTSDGILSKALVEQAYNLLLKSFDPQYGGFGKAPKFPTPHNLMFLLRWSVLEREKNALLMVEKTLKQMYKGGMFDHVGFGFSRYSTDERWLVPHFEKMLYDNALLAITYLETYQLTKNELYRRIAEKTLLYVQREMMSEKGGFYCAQDADSEGIEGKYYVLEPREVIEILGEDEGAYFNGYFDITPQGNFEGSNIPNLIGNYAYSKSDERIEALCKKIYDYRLTRTKLHKDDKILTSWNSLMIGAFAKAYQVLGNEIYLQTAEKAMEFTTQNLTLKDGRLSVRYRDGETMGIGYLDDYAFTAWASLELYEATFKAEYLEKSLFYIQQITELFADEENGGFFLYGKDNQNLILRPKETYDGAIPSGNSVTGYVLIRLAKLTGEPRLEELAEKQLNFLTSGMEHYPAGFSFGLMAAMLALYPTREVVCVAKNQEDLHILKEVLRKHFLPNTVVLVKKPTEDDSTGQILEFLQDYGLKDGKTAYYICENNTCTPPITDLNELEKRL; encoded by the coding sequence ATGGCACCCGATAACAAAAAAACAAATCGTCTGATAGCAGAAAAATCCCCCTATCTGTTGCAGCACGCATACAACCCTGTGGATTGGTACCCGTGGGGTGATGAGGCATTTGCACGGGCTCAAAAAGAAAACAAGCCCATTTTTTTAAGCATTGGCTACAGCACTTGCCATTGGTGCCATGTGATGGAGCGCGAATCGTTTGAAGATGATGAGGTTGCGGCAATGCTCAACCGCAATTTTATTGCAATTAAGGTGGATAAAGAAGAACGCCCCGATATTGATTCGGTTTACATGAATGTTTGCCAAGCTCTTACAGGCTCGGGCGGGTGGCCAATGACGATTTTGATGACTCCCAACCAACAACCGCTTTTTGCGGGTACCTATTTCCCCAAGCATACGCGCTACCAAATACCAGGATTAATGGAGATTTTAGAGGCGGTATCGCAGCAATGGAAACAAGAAAAAGACAAACTGCTGGAGTCTGCCGGTAAAATCGTTGAGTATATGAAAAGGCAGGAGCAGCAAACGAGCGACGGAATATTATCAAAAGCACTTGTCGAACAAGCATATAACCTTTTGTTAAAATCTTTTGACCCACAGTATGGCGGTTTTGGCAAAGCACCTAAATTCCCCACCCCTCACAACCTGATGTTTTTGCTGAGATGGAGTGTGCTGGAACGAGAAAAAAATGCATTGCTTATGGTAGAAAAAACATTAAAGCAAATGTATAAGGGCGGGATGTTTGACCATGTCGGGTTTGGTTTTTCGCGCTATTCTACCGACGAGCGATGGCTGGTTCCACATTTTGAAAAAATGTTGTACGATAATGCCTTACTTGCCATAACCTATTTAGAAACATACCAGCTTACCAAAAACGAGCTGTATCGGCGCATTGCCGAAAAGACACTGCTTTACGTTCAACGAGAAATGATGAGCGAAAAAGGTGGTTTTTACTGTGCACAAGACGCAGACAGCGAGGGGATTGAGGGCAAATATTATGTTTTAGAACCGAGAGAGGTTATTGAAATACTGGGCGAAGATGAAGGAGCCTATTTTAACGGCTATTTTGATATTACCCCACAGGGTAACTTTGAGGGCAGCAATATCCCCAATTTAATCGGCAACTATGCCTATAGTAAATCGGACGAAAGAATCGAAGCTCTTTGCAAAAAAATATACGATTATCGCCTTACCCGTACAAAGTTGCACAAAGACGATAAGATTTTGACATCATGGAACTCTTTAATGATTGGTGCATTTGCAAAAGCGTATCAGGTACTTGGAAATGAAATTTACCTTCAAACAGCAGAAAAAGCGATGGAGTTTACCACACAAAACCTCACTTTAAAAGATGGTAGGCTGAGTGTACGTTACCGCGATGGCGAAACAATGGGAATAGGGTACTTGGATGACTATGCCTTTACTGCATGGGCATCGCTTGAGCTTTACGAAGCAACCTTTAAGGCGGAATATTTGGAAAAATCGCTGTTTTATATTCAGCAGATAACAGAGCTGTTTGCAGATGAAGAAAACGGCGGATTCTTTCTTTATGGTAAAGACAATCAAAACCTTATTCTTCGCCCCAAAGAAACTTACGATGGTGCAATTCCTTCCGGTAATTCGGTTACTGGATATGTATTGATACGGCTTGCTAAATTGACAGGTGAACCTCGGCTTGAAGAGCTTGCCGAAAAGCAGCTGAATTTTTTGACATCCGGTATGGAGCATTATCCTGCAGGCTTCAGCTTTGGGCTGATGGCTGCAATGCTTGCCCTTTACCCAACCCGAGAAGTTGTATGTGTGGCGAAGAATCAAGAAGATTTGCATATATTGAAGGAAGTGCTGCGCAAGCACTTTTTGCCTAACACAGTGGTTTTGGTGAAAAAACCTACCGAAGACGATTCAACTGGGCAGATTTTAGAGTTTTTGCAGGATTACGGGCTGAAAGACGGTAAAACCGCTTATTATATTTGTGAAAACAATACATGTACCCCGCCGATAACCGATTTGAATGAACTGGAAAAACGGCTGTAG
- a CDS encoding CPC_1213 family protein has translation MNVDNSKRSTKNGKKSDGKFHSKNIKHDPQAESARAVFGLKDTNDEKKK, from the coding sequence ATGAACGTTGATAATAGTAAAAGAAGCACCAAAAACGGCAAAAAATCGGACGGCAAGTTTCACTCAAAAAACATTAAGCATGACCCGCAAGCGGAAAGTGCAAGAGCGGTATTTGGCTTAAAAGACACTAATGATGAGAAGAAAAAATGA